The Ptychodera flava strain L36383 chromosome 3 unlocalized genomic scaffold, AS_Pfla_20210202 Scaffold_26__1_contigs__length_13983176_pilon, whole genome shotgun sequence genome segment ACATTCGTCATCATTCACGTAACGCATCGCATGGCTACATTTGAAACATTACGCTTGCCTTTAGGTAAAATAAACGACAAAATTGGCCTTTAGTATGATTTACAGGGGAAGGGTAATTCAAATGATTGGTTCTATAAAAACGAGAATAAAGAGTCGTGGAAatgttcatatattttttacgtTGTTAGAGGATGTATTTTGGTTTTAAGGTggcgaaaattgacaattttatgTGGTTATTCTTAGTTATAGGGACAAAAATAAAGGGAAGTCAAAGTTGAAGGccacaattttgttttgacagtaATCAACCATTATCTCAAGAAGGTAACAAGTGATTGAAGTACAAATGAAGATATACATAGTCACAATATTACTGAAACAGTAGCAACAAAACAAACTTTTCCCCGAAGCTACCTACGCAAAGGTATGACTATGGCCAGGTAATATACTGGATTTTTTGACGTATAGTGGCAATCGATTTTCTACAGTCGTCAAGGCCCCGACCTATTCTTTATACcctgtatttttttaatttaaaatatattcCAAAATGGAAACCTAAATACAAAGCAGTGTATTCCTTGGAATGAATGTCAAGTCTACAGAACTGCAAAATAAAGAATAGTGGAATCATACAATATTAAAGAATGGTTTTCCTGGATTAATGGAATATAATTAAGATGCAATATTTTTGGCTTAAAATTACAAGTTATAAATGTGAGCCTTTGACTCTGATGTCACTTACAGTCTATGGTTTGTATTCTAAAGTCTGATAATTTGTCTAGAAAACGAGTACAAGGTAATCCGAAAAGACGCacttcatttcattttgcataTTACGAGGATTGAATGTTGTCTGTTGTATGGACAATTATTTATTAGACGTTTCAGTAGTTGCTTCAGTGACTAGCAGTGAATGGCGCCCCTACGGCTAACTCCGCTTCTAAACTGTGTGCGAAAAGTACAAACTTTTGCAAAGCGTTAACTCGTTCAAACGTGGTGTCTATCTCAGGGCATGTCCTTGCAAACTCTGAAAAGGAGGCTACCACCATTGTTAAACACTAGAATCTGTCTTAAGAAGATTGCATTTTCTCAATGCAGAGCAGTAAGTTATTGTCGTCAGCTTGCTAGAGAACTGCGCTAGGGAAATGTCACATTATCTCTCCTTCCGTAGAAATCTTTCTTTTCTCTCGCCCGGATTTGAGTGTTACACCTGTTCAACTTACAAGTAACAGTAAAACTGAATCATTATGACATGACCTCCATAACACTTAGAAGAGATAGAAATGATGCTCAGGATAAAGGATGCAGGATGATCTGTTCGAATTTTCGGGCATGTGAAAACAAAAGAAGTATAACCTTAATCATTGTCTTTATGATTTCAATAAGGTATAAGATTTCAAAATATAGTTATCCTCTTCACCCGTTTGGGTGATAAATCATTCAAATGATAAAGCATGTTAAACTGACTGGATACCGAATACGATCAAATAAGCAGTTTTTTCATTGCTCGTTGTTAACAAAGGTTGATCCCATTTGGAAGTGGCGGCAAACTAGTCACATCTAAATAGAATCTTTGTAAATATAGTAAACCACAAATATCACATAATGCACCTAAAAATCTCAAAATGAATTAGTAGGCTATTTGCAAAATACTATAAAACGTGAAGtgtgaaaaaatcaattttccaaTAATAAATATTCCTGCTATTCTGTtgataaattttaaaagttaattaaatattttaAGAAGGATTTCAAACAGTTTTCTATGAAATTTATTGTGTTTTAACAATGCAGTTCATGTCCGTTCACGGGACAAATGTCAGAAGAGGCAAATGCGTGTACACAGCAATTTGATCCCTAAATGACATCTATCGTTACAGCCATATTGTCTTCTTCGGAGGAAAAACTGCATAAAAACAAAGTAAAGATTATCTTAAGTGAAGAGCACAAAACATGCAATAATATGGCGACTAAAGTTCAAAATTATACGATTGAGACCTAATCTTCCCCTCAGCTTGACGCATGCGTAAGAGTGTCAACTAGCTGAATACAAGTCGTCTCCAAAAGTAACCAACAAACTTGAGTTGAAATCTAAAAAAACCTACCTTCAGTGTAGTCCATCTCCTGACTCTCTGTCTTTTTAAACATATCAATGTATTCAGGAAACTCTATCTTATCTCTATATTCtagatattttctgaaattcttCTTTTCCCGGTATAGGGCAGCCAAATAGTACAGGCCTGTAAATATCAATTAGCTATGTTAACGATAGGTTGATATTGCTTCAGATATATTCGAAGTTGATATATCCGTAAATTTATGATAACAAATTAATAAACAGTTTGAGCTGTTGCATAGAAAACATGTTCTCTTCATTAAATCGAATGGTTTGTTCCTTTCTCTTCAAATTCACTAAACAAGCTTGTGCATGTTTACAACGTATGGCATGAATAAAATGTATGACTAATTGTGATTAGTCTTCTGTGCGTGCGTCAGtgcgcatgtatgtatgtatgtatgtattattaattatttatttcggacaatgagcatgtataaaatatatgtatgtatgtatgtatgtatgtatgttatgtgtgtgtgtgtgtgtgtgtgtgtgtgtgtgtgtgtgtgtgtgtgtatgtatgtatgtatgtatgtatgtacgtacgtacgtacgtacgtacgtacgtacgtacgtacgtacgtacgtatgtatgtatgtatgtatgtatgtatgtatgtatgtatgtatgtatgtatgtatgtatgtttgtatgtatgtatgtatgtatgtatgtatgtttgtggctgtgtatgtatttatgcgTATAGGTTTGAATGTAGGTTAGTAGTTAAGTACGTTTGTAAGTAATGATACTCCGCATTATGCTTGCAAGCGATTTTTGTGCGAATGGTTACATGGATCCATCCAGATCCATCCAGAATAGTATAAGTTTAATAAATGCATTCACACAAATTTCCGGCTTAgacataaatttgaataaaacagaactgCTATTTCTTGGCTCTTCCAAACGGCTCTGGAAATTCTCAGGTGACCTACCACCTCTCCTCAAAGAAACCAAAACCCCAATTAAATTTTTAGGAATTTATATAGGAAGAAATAAAAGTGAATGtgataaattaaatttttggaaTAATTTACGAAACCTTAAGGATAAACTTGATATAtggaaatcaagaaatttgaccATAAGAGGGCGAGTCACCTTAACAAAATGTTTTGGTATTTCCAAGTTTATTCATATTATGAACTCTATTTCAGTCCCTAAGTGTATGGTCCAAGAACTGAGTGCAATCCTTTTTAActttttatggaacaaaaaGAGACACCACATTCGAAATAGTACATTAATTGGAGAACTTGATATGGGAGGCCAGAAAATGGTAGATGCAACCTTGATGAACAAAGCCCTTAAGTTGTCACACCTACAGCAATTACTACAAAGTAAATCCTCATGGACCCTCATACCGGCCTTTTATTTCAAAAAGGCTGGAGGTTTAgaatttcttttaaaatgtaattttgatgtaaacaAACTCCATGTACAACTTCCACCCTTTTACTGTAATATGCTTCAATATTTCAATGAATTCCGTTCAAGTCCAGAAACTCCCGAAGAAGTTGCgtcagaaataatttggaacAATCGAAATATATTGAGTAATAGAAAATCCTTGTATAATGAAAAGTGGCTCCAAAAACACGTGAAATATGTAGGTGATTTCTTTAACGAAAAAGGAGAACTACTTTCTtggcaaaattttaaagaaaaatatgaTGTTGGGCAAGATTTTTTATTGTACTATAGAATTCTATCTGCAATACCTTCGAAGTggaaaaatttattgaaaagcGAAGGAAACGTAAAGATAATAGAGGAAAACTCACATAGACATGTACAACATATGCTTCAAGGAAAACAGACGaccactgggcaaaatgcttgatatacaacaatatatacacatatactgattctgtacatgtgtcaaatacattcagtatacagtacgtatgctaataaaatgcaaaactacagtgtacacttagtgtgcaaacatctgcattacgtatactcatgatctgcatagaaatacgctacgcatatcaacgtattggaatgttccatatacaaagatatacgctgcatatgcaattagtattttgttccatatacatcaatatacgtaaatatgctaagcgcatatcaagcattttgtctagtgAAAATTTAAGACAGACTGCATACGCAGGGCGTCGCACATCGAAATGCAAATGTTTAAGTTATGCTGCCTTTTTGGGGGCCCTGAAGGTTTTTTACAGAGCACGGCAAGCGTCCTCAaattttacgtatcacgcccgggcccggtgcccaaatactggacaatcgcgtgcatttctgaacatCCTCAATTCTGGTTGCTACGCgtgttgctatccgcaaacgttccattcgtacacaaagccagaaCGAGAtaaggaaaacgtctgctcgctcggATCGTAGTTGAGCGTGGCGACATTGGAGCCGCGACGGTGACATCGGCTTACATTGCTAAAGtgtagtgaaatcctgtgtatgaGTATAGTGATAAGTGAGTTAAATTCTGTGCATACTAAGTGCGtacctgttcagtataaatcaTAATAAATTGACATCACGTTTTTGTCCTCCTTACACCTTGATATCAGCCTTGATTTCTCTTGATCACGTATTAGTACGCATGTTGCTTAGGGCGTTTTAGAATTCTGCAcataaacaaatgacgtcattatgtatgtcaatccgcgacgagAAGCGGCCATGGCATTTTTGAAAACTTGACAAAAATGGCGATGAATATTTGATATCGCACGGATTTTGTGGCCCCTGGTCGTACCACAAacaaaaagagaaaatcaaATATCGCGGCGTGCAATATGATCGGTTCCTTTGCAGGAAAAAAgctccggttgatgacgtatacccatatatatataatatatatatatatatatatatatatatatatatatataatatatatatatatatatatatatatatacatatactgaTTTGCCGTTATCGAtaccgtgctctcatgacatttttacaaaaggtGACCagatgtgtatatatatatatatatatatatatatatatatatatatatatatatatatatatatagactgaTTTGCTGTTATCGAtaccgtgctctcatgacatttttacaaaaaggtgaccagACAAATCCACACACGGAAACATGAAAGGCATATCCATCGAAaatcgagtcgctaaaactatagctattcccgagaatcgaacggggttaccgtcgatcgttttattttagtGGCTCATTAGCGGCGCGTCtgggctccagtcgagtcgtaagGCTAGGTCTAATGTTGACGTTGTACCttgcgatcccggttggcgataaacctgaaatctacacctcaacgtaagttgAACTGAACAAAAGAGTACCGTTTAATGTTCCGGAAAGCGAATAGGAGGCAAAaacataaagtcattcgactaacaacgataaatgtccttcattacacaaaaaaattcagtaatttttgGCTCGGAATCGCACCTGCAGCATAAGGttgtagcgaagacataagctgtctaTATTAGCAGTGCGCTGTAGAATGCGATTCATTTCGAAAGTTGATATTGACAACACTCCGAACAGAACAGAGTTTtggtcaagtaacaaaattaggatgtatctacgtgTGAGATATGTGTCATCAAAGTCCGTtaaacgaaaacattgacgaccgagatagGGAtccgagttgacaccggcgtagaccggtgacggcagcgctGTGGCCACAAACAATTATGCAATTTGGCCTACTATGTGTCATCGAACTGAATCTTTCGCGGTCGCCAAGGTCGAAAACtagtgtgatattttcaaaagccacgACATCTCTAAGATTGTTTCGATCATATCGTtgcattttacttcataaatctattcgtaaatattctaaataactatGGCTAGCCGTCGCTAGCGCGGCGAAatctatgtccgccgatggacAACTTGCCATTGCAtcgacagcgcgagacaatgattgacacattcaagtgaccgaatccgtatgtctgattgttAGAGATACCGatcggtgtatcaaaatttcaacttaatgaGATTTATCTGAATGAAAGTGTCTCCTGAGTGAGGGGCCGCCTTACccgttaaatgaaagtaatccgcgtaaataaaacacaaatcgcgacgcaATCCATGCAATTGTTACAATAAtgttgatccatctacgtcaaagaaaaataagaagactgttcatgagATAAACACTCgtgttttcgcggagccgcataACTTCTCGCCTTTGGCTCAAAGTTGTACGGCTCATTGAAAAACACTCGTCtatgatgacgtcaaacagtgaaaaataccatgggattatatatatatatatatatatatatatatatatatatatatatatatatatatatatatatatatatatatatatatatatatatatatatatataaaatgaatTTCGTCATACCTTTGACGCAATGTTCTGCCTCTCTTTGCTGTTCAGACTTCTGATTCTCAGAGACTCTTAtggattgttgttgttgctcATCAATCATAGGTATCTTGCTCTTTGTCATCTGATCACCCTCTCCTTTTAATTCTTGTTGGTCTCTGgctcttttaagattttttgacgaaCTTTTGGTCATGCCTGCATTTGTATCATAAAAACCACAAACAAGCATGTGATTGCACTATTATGGTCCAACAGGCACTGCACAGGCTTGAGTATACTATAATTAAAGTGTGGACACAAATACATTTTAGACAGTTGAAACGGTGTAATTAAATGTGCCGTTGTTCTCATTGACAGAGAATAATGATTAGTCATGTTGTAGagtctatttttgtttttataagaTAACATTGCTGGAAGTACGTGCACGACAATCAAGTCTTTACTTCATTTCACAGATTATACCATAGTGTCCAAAAGTTATACTTCTGGTAGCAATCTGAGGCTATTTAGTAATTTGGTACAATGTGCATGCAACAATAATGccgattgaaattttaaatcatgTATATAAACGAATAGCAAACGAAAGTCAAATGTGTCACATTACGAGTACCAGGAATGCCAGATATTTCAAGACGTGGACTCAAGTTACCGTATTTTTCGATCAGCTCCTCTCTGCACAAGAAATATTCTTCGTAGTCAATGGTTGTGTCGATTGCTAAGTGAAATGCTCCGATTTTATCTAAGAGCTCCTCAGATAGGAATTTATTTTCCATCATATCCTGTAGTTTGCCCTTCTCATATTCTGACCTTAGAAAGTCAAGTGAATCTAATGACAGACAGTTCATAGTGTAGGAAATACTTTCATGACCAATGTCCTTCACTTTCATTTCGTCATGTTGCGTATCAAGTTCCTGGCGAATTTCTTCAGACTTCTCCTTGACCTCGTCACTTTCATAAAAATCTCTCTCTACTTCCTCAACTGTTCTTCCACTTTCTGGCACGACTTCGCTAACTATTACCTTTACTTTCATGTCACCTACAAAGGCAGAATGTCTTGTGAATACGCTAAAAATCGCTTAGTAAGATTATCTTTTTCTAAAAGAAGCCAAAGGTACATTCACATCTATAACTTGCATTTGGATTTGTTTGTGAACACAAAGAGACGCAAAATTGGTTCACATTTAGGACAAATGATCGAGATGACACATACCTGGATCACGTTCCTGACTGTTCCTGCTTCGTGAATTCTTTGAAAGCGTTGCAGGCATTCTCTTTATTTGCTGGAAAGctaatgaataaaaaaatgtgaatgattaaataaataataaaaaataataaaatatgtttataaatttatttaattAAATACATTAACGATGCGCTTCCCATGAACAAGCGTAGGAGAAGGAATAAGCTGTTCAATTACCAAGGTTTCCTTCTTATATTTTACAAGACAAAGTCATTTAAAATATGTTAATTGAAAATAAGTAGTGGTGATAGTAAAAGAGAAATTAATGAATAGGAAGAAAGTTTAGATCACTAGTGCTccaatatttgtttgttttgcatgaAAAAGCAAAATCCAATCAACTATTTATACAGGTAATACCTTGTGTTGCGAAGGCAAGCTGCTTTTCTCGCTTTAAGATGATGCCATGTTTACTCTTTGCATCATCCTCCACCACTCTAAAAAAATCATCGTTAATTCTCTCCAGCTCCGGCTTCACCTTTTCCTTTATGGCGGTTCTGATTTCTTTTGCAATTGTCAGGGTAGTGTCGTATGAACACAGAAATTTACTGATACGGTCCTGCAACTTATCAGAATCGCTCATATCAACGACAAGGCTTTCTTCATATTTAGGCAGATGCACCTCGATCAGTTCATGGCTTTGAGATCCCTCTGGAATAATGATAGGAACAGCAGCACACATAGCTGCTAGTGTCAGATTGACATAATGTACGGAAAAGTTATGAAGGAGGACAAGATTTGTTCGTCCAAGTTCATTGTAGAAGTGTTTAGCTGATGACATTCGGCACGGGAgaacatgtaattttgaatttcgatcCCTACATTTCAGAAGAGTGGATTCACATAGCTTTGGTACCCCAAGAATCTTCCATTTCAGAGGCGATTTCTTGCTTTCGTGAAAGGAGTCTGCCACCGAGTTCAAGGCCTTAACGATTGCACTGTCACCTGTCAAAGAAGCCAGTTCATGTtcttgaaacaaagacagaatttgaaattttccacTTTTGTCAACAGGTTGTGGCGAACGAATCTGGAAATAATGTTCGTCTATCATCGTTGAGAGCCTCGAATGTTTTATGCTTTTACATTCACGGTATATCCCTTCGTACTCTGCGAAGATACTACCTTCACTTGAAAAAACCCAGCTTGAATCTTGGCCTTCTTTAGTTAAACACTCAAGGCGAAACTCGAGTTCTCGATCACCACAATTGGCAATAACCGGCGTAATAAAGTCACTCTCGTATAGATTTATAAGGTAAAATGTCAATCCCTCGAagacacttttttcaatttcgaaAGCGGCCTCCGAGGTTATCATTCCAAATCCTAAGAGAAATCGGATATTAACCAACGTTTTCAAATTCGGAAAGTAATCTTTGTGGTGATACAGCCAGTCAGGGTTGGGCTTTTCATCCCTGCTCTTGAATTTTCGAACCGGTGATGGTGGTATGAGCTCAACTCCATATCTTCTCGCCTCTTTTATTTCTTCTTCAGTTGCTGTCAGGGTAGTGCAGTAAACAGATATTCCGAACTCACGAAGAAGACGGACTAATATATGAACTGCATCGCTTACACCTCCTTGGATTGGACCTCCCCATTTATAGCTCGCTATCAAGGCCTTGTTTTCCATTTGTTTACTATATATATCAAGAAAGTAAAAGAACAGGAACTAATTTTAATTAATTCACCGTTAACAATTTGAAATAAAGAATGTCTAGAAAGAAGAACTTTGTGGTTCAAATGATTTGTTGATCCAATATCAATTTTAAACCCACTTTAAAGACCTACAaggtttttgagaataaatctTCATTACTCATTATAAAGTGTCATTTTTAGCTAATGTGTTCCCAAAAGCTATTGATGGATGTCTGtcttcctgtctgtctgtctgtctgtttgtttttctATGAGACTATCTGTCAACACGAAATTTCTAGATCCCATATTCAAATGC includes the following:
- the LOC139125968 gene encoding uncharacterized protein, translated to MSHSAFATGHLPDDKHDKAIKPDTASSSASTPSINSKTVGKKNEKTSKQMENKALIASYKWGGPIQGGVSDAVHILVRLLREFGISVYCTTLTATEEEIKEARRYGVELIPPSPVRKFKSRDEKPNPDWLYHHKDYFPNLKTLVNIRFLLGFGMITSEAAFEIEKSVFEGLTFYLINLYESDFITPVIANCGDRELEFRLECLTKEGQDSSWVFSSEGSIFAEYEGIYRECKSIKHSRLSTMIDEHYFQIRSPQPVDKSGKFQILSLFQEHELASLTGDSAIVKALNSVADSFHESKKSPLKWKILGVPKLCESTLLKCRDRNSKLHVLPCRMSSAKHFYNELGRTNLVLLHNFSVHYVNLTLAAMCAAVPIIIPEGSQSHELIEVHLPKYEESLVVDMSDSDKLQDRISKFLCSYDTTLTIAKEIRTAIKEKVKPELERINDDFFRVVEDDAKSKHGIILKREKQLAFATQAFQQIKRMPATLSKNSRSRNSQERDPGDMKVKVIVSEVVPESGRTVEEVERDFYESDEVKEKSEEIRQELDTQHDEMKVKDIGHESISYTMNCLSLDSLDFLRSEYEKGKLQDMMENKFLSEELLDKIGAFHLAIDTTIDYEEYFLCREELIEKYGMTKSSSKNLKRARDQQELKGEGDQMTKSKIPMIDEQQQQSIRVSENQKSEQQREAEHCVKGSLQECSSVPDKYIVATKNLSSNNIKEFGRHLLRSESELETIEFDCKDRGYNEVKYQIVWKWILRNGDKANDYWFANALRRVGLHTAADAFLSGRKQSVPSSWQGTGEAVREIISTLAMQECESHHTQDTVEPRPETIRTLSEDHGYLDPLRPFCPFLEDFT